In Lodderomyces elongisporus chromosome 2, complete sequence, the following proteins share a genomic window:
- the SCT1 gene encoding Glycerol-3-phosphate/dihydroxyacetone phosphate acyltransferase encodes MAQKYDLEYKRLPWYRLASYDFLLWALSIVFDCFFREIRPRGAFKIPRDGPVIFVGAPHHNQFVDPVILQNQVKREANRRISFLIAAKSYKMKSVGTMAKCQLSIPVVRPQDNLVKGSGKMFVDSHDNCRIIGVGTKFTTECMVRGLIALPQSLGATEISEIVSDTELIIKKEFKDSEQIRVLLTNGTSYKRADKIDQKQVYKMVFDHLSDNHCIGIFPEGGSHDRPDLLPLKAGVAVMALGAMENDPTCNVKIVPCGMNYFNAHRFRSRAVVEFGDPIVIPRELVKKYSNPETSREAVKDLLEMVSAGLKAVTVTCEDFETLMLIQAARRLYAGNLAQQLPLPLIVEMNRRLVNGYRHYKDEPVIQQLKTKVMEYNEMLKSLHLPDHHVEDCREEVNKAKLVPILVYRIAKLIILFTLALPGATLFAPVFLSSKLISKSKAREALANSVVKIAANDVIATWKILVAMGIAPVVYSFYATVGTYSCYSHGIFSSFGLFWLWIFLYACGVLVTYSALLTGEQGVDLFKSIRPLYLSIKSGSSIRQLKKMRKELSEEITEVVNEFGPKLYPNDFNLLNLKNKLNINDKVDYVDSDEEEDRKTQELKNRRHQRRGKGEGKRGRITSTTENISKEEDRRENGSDYYQSTEDEGAMSNSSSVSDGMSLLASDPKSYTNLPIFSDYNLYKNVHNKNLRLEPQSKINSSTSLHNEAKDARAHENSEVETIAPTPAAGAPAILDSSVHANGLNPDSNSYKSSPLSGKPTLSKSSSEEHIIEINFDPKAPLKDKIRQRMMQNRDS; translated from the coding sequence ATGGCTCAGAAATATGATTTGGAATATAAGAGGTTACCGTGGTACAGGCTCGCCAGCTACGATTTCCTTTTGTGGGCACTCTCAATCGTGTTTGACTGTTTCTTTAGAGAGATTAGACCCAGAGGAGCATTTAAGATCCCACGAGATGGACCGGTTATTTTTGTTGGAGCACCACACCACAACCAATTTGTGGACCCTGtgattttgcaaaaccAAGTGAAACGCGAGGCAAATAGAAGAATATCCTTCTTGATTGCGGCAAAGTCGTACAAGATGAAATCGGTGGGAACAATGGCTAAATGCCAATTGAGTATCCCTGTTGTTCGGCCCCAGGACAACTTGGTTAAAGGGTCAGGTAAGATGTTCGTCGATTCCCATGACAATTGCCGCATCATTGGTGTGGGAACGAAATTCACTACTGAGTGTATGGTTCGAGGCTTGATTGCATTACCACAATCTCTTGGTGCCACTGAGATTTCAGAAATTGTGTCAGATACGGAATTGATCATCAAGAAGGAGTTTAAGGACCTGGAACAGATTAGAGTGTTGCTCACCAATGGAACGTCTTACAAAAGAGCCGACAAGATTGACCAAAAACAAGTCTACAAAATGGTATTTGACCACTTGCTGGACAACCACTGTATTGGAATATTCCCCGAAGGCGGATCACACGACCGCCCAGACTTGCTACCACTAAAAGCAGGTGTTGCAGTGATGGCATTGGGAGCAATGGAAAATGACCCAACCTGCAATGTCAAGATTGTTCCTTGTGGAATGAACTACTTTAATGCGCATAGATTCAGATCAAGAGCCGTGGTAGAGTTTGGCGACCCCATTGTAATACCACGCGAACTTGTTAAGAAATATTCAAACCCCGAGACCAGTAGAGAAGCAGTTAAGGATCTATTGGAAATGGTGAGTGCTGGATTAAAAGCAGTCACAGTGACATGCGAAGATTTCGAGACCTTAATGTTGATCCAAGCAGCAAGAAGATTATACGCAGGAAACTTGGCCCAGCAACTACCACTTCCACTTATAGTTGAAATGAACAGAAGATTGGTAAATGGCTACAGACATTATAAAGATGAACCAGTTATCCAACAGTTAAAAACCAAAGTCATGGAGTATAACGAGATGTTGAAATCCTTGCATCTTCCAGATCACCACGTCGAAGACTGTCGCGAGGAAgtaaacaaagcaaagctTGTCCCCATTTTGGTTTACAGAATTGCAAAACTTATAATTTTGTTTACATTGGCCCTTCCCGGAGCTACGCTTTTTGCCCCCGTGTTTTTGTCCTCAAAATTGATATCAAAACTGAAAGCTAGGGAGGCATTGGCAAACTCAGTGGTGAAGATTGCCGCAAACGACGTTATTGCAACTTGGAAGATATTGGTGGCCATGGGTATCGCTCCCGTTGTATATTCATTTTATGCAACTGTAGGTACTTATTCCTGCTACAGCCATGGAATTTTCTCATCCtttggtttgttttggttatGGATATTCTTGTACGCGTGCGGTGTTCTTGTTACTTATAGTGCTCTTTTGACAGGCGAGCAAGGAGTCGATTTGTTCAAATCAATCAGACCGTTATATCTTTCAATAAAATCAGGCTCATCCATAAGacagttgaagaagatgagaaAGGAACTAAGCGAAGAAATCACAGAGGTGGTTAATGAGTTTGGACCCAAGTTGTATCCGAACGACTTCAACTTGTTgaacttgaaaaacaaattgaatatTAATGATAAGGTTGACTATGTTGATTCtgacgaagaagaggatCGCAAAACACAGGAGTTGAAGAATAGAAGACATCAAAGAAGAGGCaaaggagaaggaaaaagaggaaggaTTACAAGTACAACAGAGAACATTTCTAAGGAGGAAGATCGTAGAGAGAATGGTAGTGACTACTACCAGTCTACAGAGGATGAAGGTGCTATGTCCAATTCCTCCTCTGTCTCCGACGGAATGTCCCTATTGGCGTCGGACCCCAAATCATACACTAACTTGCCCATCTTTAGCGATTACAACTTGTATAAGAATGTTCACAATAAGAATTTACGTTTGGAACCGCAATCAAAAATCAATTCGAGCACTTCATTACATAATGAAGCTAAAGATGCAAGAGCTCATGAAAACTCAGAAGTAGAAACAATAgcaccaacaccagcagcagGAGCACCAGCAATTTTAGATTCATCCGTTCACGCAAATGGACTCAATCCAGACTCTAACTCTTATAAATCATCGCCACTTAGCGGTAAGCCAACTTTATCAAAATCGCTGTCGGAGGAGCATATTATCGAGATCAATTTTGATCCAAAGGCCCCATTAAAGGATAAAATAAGACAGAGAATGATGCAAAACAGAGActcttga